From a region of the Candidatus Blochmanniella camponoti genome:
- the polA gene encoding DNA polymerase I has product MITIINNPIILVDGSCYIHRAYHAFPALITSDGKPVWVIYGVINMIKSLLIRYQPTHMVVVFDAMGKNFRNNLFEKYKANRIKTPKNLYTQIDPLCKIIQAMGLPILKVPNVEADDVIGTLAISCARSGNSVLISTGDKDMAQIVSSQITLINTMSNIIFTPKEVEKQFGVPPTLIADYLALIGDRSDNIPGVPGIGKKTAQILLNKIGNLRVLYDHLDKISLLNLGLRGAKAIQNTLQVNKEVAFLSYKLTTIKTDVSLNISDYQLLIQQININILQLLFTQYEFKNWLIDLQSGRWLDKYHHLKYVPSHRRLNNTLLFQKNNLLSDYSREKKIIKIIHNIEMLCHWIEKIDESKFFIFCIHTDVFNASTANIISICLSIDTKESAYIPIKTDSLNNHQNFLYLEEILSILQPTLENEKIKKVGQHLKFSHSILKRYNINLAGMAFDVILELYILYGTANYHDIKNFLDKDTFNAVTNFKRNYYNYNENNIISDLQNIQLQSLHAAEFIKSLFNLHHTLWPKIEANNKLKKIFEEVEMPLISILSRIESYGVLIDKKLLNTHAVELDYRLHALELEAYQLVGTPFNLASTKQLQEILYNQQKLPILKKTPKGAPSTNEEVLKKLSKKYSIPKIILQYRALSKLQSTYINKLIAMINKKSNRVHTSYNQTRTSTGRLSSTSPNLQNIPNRNYDGRKIRQAFIAPKNFLIVAADYSQIELRIMAHLSQDIELINDFLSEKDIHTATASEIFVTALHSVTDEQRQRAKTINFGLIYGMSAFGLARQLSVTCKEAQKYVDRYFNRYPGVMKYMQHIREHANKYGYVSTLDGRKLYLPDIYSANILQKKGAERAAINAPMQGSAADIIKKAMISIDNWLQKDEIPARIIMQVHDELVFEVRNDIVDPVVKKIKKLMEECFIMDVPLKVDIGIGKNWEQAH; this is encoded by the coding sequence ATGATTACAATTATAAATAATCCGATAATTTTAGTGGATGGATCTTGTTATATACACCGTGCGTATCATGCGTTTCCAGCATTGATCACTAGCGACGGAAAACCAGTGTGGGTAATATATGGAGTAATCAATATGATTAAAAGTCTATTGATACGATATCAACCTACTCACATGGTGGTTGTTTTTGATGCAATGGGAAAAAACTTTCGTAACAATTTATTTGAAAAATATAAAGCTAATCGCATAAAAACCCCTAAGAATTTATATACTCAAATTGATCCATTATGTAAAATAATACAAGCCATGGGGTTACCAATTCTTAAGGTGCCTAATGTAGAAGCAGATGATGTGATAGGCACATTAGCTATATCTTGTGCGCGATCAGGAAATTCTGTGTTAATTAGTACGGGAGATAAGGACATGGCTCAAATAGTATCATCTCAAATAACTCTTATTAATACTATGTCGAACATTATTTTTACTCCTAAAGAAGTAGAAAAACAGTTTGGAGTACCGCCAACTCTAATAGCTGATTATTTAGCATTAATAGGAGATCGTTCTGATAACATTCCTGGAGTGCCTGGAATAGGAAAAAAAACTGCTCAGATATTATTAAATAAAATAGGTAATTTAAGAGTATTATATGATCATTTAGATAAAATTAGTCTATTAAATTTAGGTTTGCGCGGCGCTAAAGCAATACAAAACACATTACAAGTCAACAAAGAAGTAGCATTTCTTTCTTATAAACTAACAACGATCAAAACAGATGTATCTTTAAATATATCCGATTATCAACTGTTAATACAACAGATAAATATTAATATTTTGCAATTATTATTTACACAGTATGAATTTAAAAATTGGTTAATAGATTTACAATCAGGAAGATGGCTGGATAAATATCACCATTTGAAATATGTACCATCACACCGACGTTTAAATAATACGCTTTTGTTTCAAAAAAATAATTTATTATCAGATTATTCCAGAGAAAAAAAAATTATCAAAATAATACATAATATTGAAATGCTTTGTCATTGGATTGAAAAAATTGATGAATCCAAATTTTTTATATTCTGTATACATACAGATGTATTTAATGCTTCTACGGCCAATATCATAAGTATATGTTTGTCTATAGACACTAAAGAAAGCGCGTATATTCCTATAAAAACTGATTCACTTAATAATCATCAGAATTTTTTATATCTTGAAGAGATATTATCAATTTTACAACCAACTTTAGAAAATGAAAAAATAAAAAAAGTAGGCCAACATCTAAAATTTAGTCATTCTATCTTAAAGCGTTATAATATAAACTTAGCTGGCATGGCATTTGATGTGATATTGGAATTATATATACTGTATGGTACTGCTAATTATCATGATATTAAAAATTTTTTAGATAAAGATACATTTAATGCTGTTACAAATTTTAAAAGAAATTATTATAATTATAATGAAAATAATATAATTTCAGATCTACAAAATATACAATTACAATCTTTACATGCTGCTGAATTTATTAAATCCCTGTTTAATTTGCATCATACTTTATGGCCAAAGATAGAGGCAAATAATAAATTAAAAAAAATATTTGAAGAAGTAGAAATGCCTCTAATATCTATCTTATCGCGCATTGAAAGTTATGGTGTATTAATTGATAAAAAACTACTTAATACACATGCGGTAGAATTAGATTATCGGCTTCATGCATTAGAGTTAGAAGCGTATCAATTAGTAGGCACTCCTTTCAATCTTGCTTCAACTAAACAATTACAAGAAATATTATATAATCAGCAAAAATTGCCAATTTTAAAAAAAACACCTAAAGGGGCTCCTTCAACTAATGAAGAAGTATTGAAAAAATTATCAAAAAAATATTCAATACCAAAAATCATTTTGCAATATCGTGCTTTATCTAAATTACAATCTACTTATATCAACAAATTAATCGCTATGATTAATAAAAAATCAAATAGGGTGCATACCTCATATAATCAAACTAGAACTTCTACAGGGCGTCTTTCTTCTACTAGTCCTAATTTGCAAAATATTCCAAATAGAAATTACGATGGAAGAAAGATACGTCAGGCTTTTATTGCTCCAAAAAATTTTTTAATTGTAGCCGCTGATTATTCCCAAATAGAACTAAGAATTATGGCGCATCTTTCTCAAGATATCGAATTAATCAATGATTTTCTTTCTGAAAAAGATATTCATACTGCAACAGCTTCTGAAATCTTTGTTACCGCACTACACTCGGTTACCGATGAACAAAGACAACGGGCTAAAACTATTAATTTTGGATTAATTTATGGAATGAGCGCATTTGGATTAGCGCGTCAATTGTCAGTAACATGTAAGGAAGCTCAAAAATATGTAGATCGTTATTTTAATCGTTATCCTGGTGTCATGAAATATATGCAACATATTCGAGAGCATGCTAATAAATATGGTTATGTATCTACACTAGACGGACGAAAGTTATATTTACCAGATATTTATTCTGCTAATATTCTTCAAAAAAAAGGCGCTGAAAGAGCAGCAATTAATGCTCCTATGCAAGGGAGCGCTGCTGACATTATTAAGAAAGCAATGATATCTATTGATAATTGGTTGCAAAAAGATGAAATTCCAGCGCGTATCATTATGCAGGTACATGACGAATTAGTATTCGAAGTACGCAATGATATTGTAGACCCTGTTGTAAAAAAAATTAAAAAATTAATGGAAGAATGTTTTATTATGGACGTACCACTAAAAGTAGATATTGGTATTGGAAAGAATTGGGAGCAAGCACACTAA
- the dsbA gene encoding thiol:disulfide interchange protein DsbA yields MKKLHLIWIVIHLIFSCKSISSSITEGRQYIRLNKPIHNAPQLLEFFSFYCPHCYQFEEIYHISNNIEQTLPKNVNFYKYHVNFLGNLGKQLTHAWAVAIALRIENRISPILFTAIQKQQSIHTVEDIREIFIKSGVNAEEFDIAWDSVLVKSLILDQEQAAINFRLRGVPSIFINGKYMIKNEKLDISSVNAYIKQFCELLNLLIDKT; encoded by the coding sequence ATGAAAAAATTGCATCTTATTTGGATAGTAATTCATTTGATATTTTCATGTAAAAGTATTTCATCTTCAATTACAGAAGGCAGGCAATACATTCGACTAAATAAACCGATTCACAATGCACCTCAATTATTGGAATTTTTTTCTTTTTACTGTCCACATTGCTATCAATTCGAAGAAATTTATCATATTTCTAATAATATAGAACAAACATTGCCTAAAAATGTAAATTTTTATAAATATCATGTGAATTTTCTAGGTAATTTAGGAAAACAATTGACACATGCTTGGGCTGTAGCAATAGCATTAAGAATAGAAAATAGAATCAGCCCTATATTATTTACAGCGATACAAAAACAACAATCTATTCACACTGTGGAAGATATTCGTGAAATATTCATTAAATCTGGTGTCAATGCAGAAGAATTTGATATTGCTTGGGATAGCGTATTAGTGAAATCTTTAATTTTAGATCAGGAACAAGCAGCAATAAATTTTCGTTTGAGAGGAGTACCATCAATATTTATCAATGGGAAATATATGATAAAAAACGAGAAGTTAGATATATCATCAGTTAACGCTTATATAAAGCAATTTTGTGAGTTGCTAAATTTACTTATAGATAAAACGTAA